In Flavobacterium endoglycinae, one DNA window encodes the following:
- a CDS encoding OsmC family protein codes for MTSKVTYLGDLRTKSVHVQSGSEIVSDAPLDNNGKGEAFSPTDTVANALASCMMTVMGIKARDIEVDFVGSTAEVTKIMNAEPRRIGVIEIVFEMKSNADQKARTILERVAMTCPVFLSLSSEIEKKISFKWN; via the coding sequence ATGACATCAAAAGTAACCTATTTGGGCGATTTAAGAACGAAATCAGTTCATGTGCAGTCAGGAAGCGAAATCGTTTCGGATGCGCCTTTAGATAATAACGGAAAAGGAGAAGCTTTTTCTCCAACAGATACAGTTGCTAATGCATTGGCTAGCTGCATGATGACCGTAATGGGAATTAAAGCTCGAGATATTGAAGTAGACTTTGTTGGTTCTACTGCAGAAGTAACCAAAATCATGAATGCAGAACCTCGTCGTATTGGCGTAATTGAAATTGTTTTTGAAATGAAAAGCAATGCAGATCAAAAGGCAAGAACAATCTTAGAACGTGTAGCCATGACCTGTCCGGTGTTTTTGAGTTTAAGTTCAGAAATTGAAAAAAAGATTAGTTTTAAATGGAATTAA
- a CDS encoding PBP1 and LysM peptidoglycan-binding domain-containing protein: MKYFSTLVFFVFFVTCSAFSQGKVVKYTVSSGETINQIAQKFKVTPYDIYELNPDARSGIKPNTVLLIPSTTNKGVDKKETAAVKSAGNSKEIIHEVQPKETFWSIEHKYGISDEALKAANPFLEKDGIQTGQKLVIPAKGSTPKTAVTADKKPKESGSEKYVFHDVQPKETKFGIAKQYNMTVEELEKRNPDIVSGLPVGYRLTIKGKAPKTETTTAVKTEEPKKTAETSKKAVSYMEYQVKPKETFYSLGRVFHLTQDELIALNPSLSEGVKEGMVLKVPAGYVAPQPIVTPQEKPSETIATKEVEKPAEKSYENTGGGIKIVDKVKSETVSIDPEIVELTKKRGQIDRKKVVLLLPFNLAKLQSDTTGMAARLKTDKFLNMTLDFYSGAMMAIDSAKTLKLPIDVSIYDSQETKTTSNVSSLIAQNKLQNVDAVIGPFYQNNAETTANSLRLFNVPVISPLSKDVANPIDNLYQTIPSNDVVRNAIFDYMRSKNGNIVAVVDKKKESVISYIKQNQRGVVFASLTETGALDAANLKSLLLPNRMNYVVMETGNTAMIKTVIKALIDAQKTCQVQLVILEQNSTLDTDEISFDNLVKLKLMYPSVTRDSDEQSASIFKKEYKLKNKTYPNTYATRGFDVTFDTMMRLVQGKTYQETTDLMTTQQVDNKFQFYKKEDGGHANKGVYILYYDSDLTLKVAN; this comes from the coding sequence ATGAAATATTTTTCAACATTAGTATTCTTTGTTTTTTTTGTAACCTGCTCTGCTTTTTCACAGGGAAAAGTGGTTAAATATACTGTTTCGAGTGGTGAAACAATCAATCAGATTGCTCAAAAATTTAAAGTTACCCCTTATGATATTTACGAATTAAATCCTGATGCAAGAAGCGGCATAAAACCTAATACTGTTTTATTGATTCCGTCAACAACTAATAAAGGTGTGGATAAAAAAGAAACAGCTGCGGTAAAATCAGCAGGTAATTCAAAAGAAATAATTCATGAAGTACAGCCAAAAGAAACATTTTGGAGCATCGAACATAAATATGGTATTTCAGATGAAGCCTTAAAAGCAGCAAATCCGTTTTTAGAAAAAGATGGCATTCAAACAGGACAGAAATTAGTGATTCCTGCAAAAGGAAGCACACCCAAAACAGCTGTAACAGCTGATAAAAAACCGAAAGAAAGTGGATCTGAAAAATATGTTTTTCATGATGTTCAGCCAAAAGAAACTAAATTCGGTATTGCTAAACAGTATAATATGACTGTTGAAGAATTAGAAAAACGTAATCCGGATATTGTTTCAGGTCTGCCTGTTGGATATAGACTGACTATTAAAGGTAAAGCGCCAAAAACAGAAACAACAACAGCTGTGAAAACCGAAGAACCTAAAAAAACTGCTGAGACTTCTAAAAAAGCAGTTAGTTATATGGAATATCAAGTTAAGCCCAAAGAAACATTTTATAGTTTAGGGCGCGTTTTTCATTTAACGCAAGATGAACTAATTGCTTTAAATCCTTCACTTTCTGAAGGAGTAAAAGAAGGAATGGTTTTGAAAGTTCCTGCTGGATATGTAGCACCGCAGCCAATCGTAACGCCACAAGAAAAACCATCTGAAACGATAGCGACTAAAGAAGTTGAAAAACCTGCTGAAAAATCATATGAAAATACTGGTGGCGGGATTAAAATTGTAGATAAAGTAAAATCAGAAACCGTTTCTATTGATCCTGAAATTGTAGAGCTGACTAAAAAGAGAGGTCAGATTGATCGTAAAAAAGTTGTTTTATTACTGCCATTTAATTTAGCAAAATTACAAAGCGATACAACTGGAATGGCTGCCCGATTAAAAACAGATAAATTTTTAAATATGACCCTTGATTTTTATTCTGGAGCAATGATGGCGATTGATTCGGCTAAAACATTGAAACTGCCAATTGATGTTTCGATTTATGATTCTCAGGAAACGAAAACAACTTCTAATGTTTCGAGTTTAATTGCTCAGAATAAATTACAAAATGTGGATGCTGTTATTGGACCGTTTTATCAAAACAATGCTGAAACGACAGCGAATTCACTTCGTTTGTTTAATGTTCCCGTAATTTCTCCATTGTCTAAAGATGTTGCAAATCCTATTGATAACTTGTATCAAACGATTCCGTCTAATGATGTGGTTCGAAATGCAATTTTTGATTACATGAGATCTAAAAACGGAAATATTGTAGCTGTTGTAGATAAGAAAAAAGAATCCGTTATCAGTTATATCAAGCAAAACCAAAGAGGAGTTGTTTTTGCATCTTTAACAGAAACTGGTGCTTTAGATGCTGCTAATCTAAAAAGTTTGCTGCTGCCTAATAGAATGAATTATGTGGTAATGGAAACTGGAAATACAGCTATGATTAAAACGGTGATTAAAGCTTTAATAGATGCTCAGAAAACCTGTCAGGTACAGTTGGTGATTCTAGAACAAAACAGCACATTAGATACAGATGAAATTAGTTTTGACAATCTGGTAAAATTAAAATTGATGTATCCTTCAGTTACACGTGACAGCGATGAACAATCGGCATCGATCTTTAAGAAAGAATACAAGCTGAAAAATAAAACGTATCCAAATACTTACGCAACCAGAGGTTTTGATGTTACTTTTGATACAATGATGCGTTTGGTTCAAGGAAAAACATATCAAGAAACAACAGATTTAATGACTACGCAGCAAGTAGATAATAAATTTCAGTTTTATAAAAAAGAAGATGGAGGGCATGCCAATAAAGGCGTCTACATTTTATATTACGATTCAGACTTAACTTTAAAAGTAGCAAATTAA
- a CDS encoding lytic transglycosylase has product MRELLTISLVFILSFNKIAAQDSIIEHKIQKGETAYFIAQKYKVSIDEIYKLNPESQNGIKDNQIIKIPVHSSENTNSKQQTHIVAPKETLFGLSKQYNVSVEAIQNANQAVLVNGLQIGQELIIPHTVNSSKIENAASSKTTHQVVAKESLFSIAREYNVSVQDLENLNKDILVNGLQIGQTITIPNKRKTIDGRVRVINQETVFHVVEPKETKFSIAKKYGISIDQLESQNPEIVNGLIVGNKLAINTTAIKPANESEELMLALAEKQVVVEKTKAKTVEIEDLKDRLVVQKEMNQKIIKINDLKVNLNDMNGSKENSVEKLRLVLEANKNVQDILMAKLDSLVNAMNSDLKELKRMDILNVDESKRLEKLSYESIGKTSDLSSQLKKELAENRKAYAGLMNKVEKIAVEENQEYKKKVRESEKNNNVTSLQQRLSLEEIKRYKIDQEKGDAQNQLLIAKIDSLDTQKQIEVKRHISKASYYSMEARKFDDKLALVKLKKYQGEAIKKQNKPVSEETSKAISIEEMRKELKENPFKNEKNIKIEVYDNLKEVSNGYYLVLGIFTDSMMRDKLIMKLIDSGDFNACFFFNVNSLSYYVYADKFENMEELLYQCKKKEEDELYKNIIIAKLEVDLR; this is encoded by the coding sequence ATGAGAGAACTTTTAACGATTTCTCTTGTGTTTATTTTGTCTTTTAACAAAATAGCTGCGCAAGATTCAATTATTGAACATAAAATTCAAAAAGGAGAAACCGCTTATTTTATTGCCCAGAAATACAAGGTTTCTATTGACGAGATTTACAAACTCAACCCAGAATCTCAAAACGGAATCAAAGACAATCAAATTATAAAGATTCCAGTTCATTCCTCAGAAAATACAAATTCAAAGCAGCAAACCCATATTGTTGCGCCAAAAGAAACACTCTTTGGGTTGTCTAAACAATATAATGTTTCAGTTGAAGCTATTCAAAATGCCAATCAGGCTGTTCTTGTAAACGGACTTCAAATCGGACAAGAATTAATTATTCCCCATACTGTAAATTCATCTAAAATAGAAAATGCAGCTTCTTCAAAAACGACACATCAAGTAGTAGCAAAAGAATCGTTGTTCAGCATTGCTAGAGAATACAATGTTTCGGTTCAGGATTTAGAAAACCTCAATAAAGATATCTTGGTAAATGGCTTACAGATTGGTCAGACAATTACCATCCCAAATAAACGAAAAACAATAGACGGAAGAGTTCGTGTAATCAATCAAGAAACGGTCTTTCATGTTGTAGAACCAAAAGAAACTAAATTTTCGATTGCTAAGAAATACGGAATTTCAATTGATCAATTGGAATCGCAAAATCCTGAAATTGTAAACGGATTGATTGTTGGAAATAAGTTGGCCATCAATACTACAGCAATAAAACCAGCAAACGAAAGCGAAGAATTGATGCTGGCTTTAGCCGAAAAACAAGTTGTGGTTGAAAAAACAAAAGCCAAAACAGTTGAAATTGAAGATTTAAAAGACCGACTTGTGGTTCAAAAAGAAATGAACCAGAAAATTATAAAGATTAACGATTTGAAAGTGAATCTGAATGATATGAATGGTTCAAAAGAAAATTCGGTTGAAAAACTACGTTTGGTTTTAGAAGCCAATAAAAATGTTCAGGATATTTTAATGGCAAAATTAGATTCATTGGTAAATGCGATGAACAGCGATTTGAAAGAATTAAAACGCATGGATATCTTGAATGTAGATGAATCTAAACGTTTAGAAAAACTTTCTTATGAAAGCATCGGTAAAACAAGTGATTTGTCTTCTCAACTAAAAAAAGAATTGGCAGAAAACAGAAAAGCATATGCTGGTTTAATGAATAAAGTGGAAAAAATAGCCGTAGAAGAAAATCAGGAGTACAAGAAAAAAGTCCGCGAAAGCGAAAAAAATAATAACGTAACCTCGTTACAACAGCGACTTTCGTTAGAAGAAATTAAACGTTATAAAATAGATCAGGAAAAAGGCGACGCTCAAAACCAGCTTTTAATTGCCAAGATTGATTCATTAGATACTCAAAAACAAATTGAAGTAAAACGTCACATCAGTAAAGCTTCTTATTATAGTATGGAAGCCCGAAAATTTGATGATAAACTGGCTTTGGTAAAACTAAAAAAATACCAAGGTGAAGCCATTAAAAAGCAAAATAAACCAGTTTCTGAAGAAACTTCAAAAGCAATTTCGATAGAAGAAATGCGCAAAGAGTTGAAAGAAAACCCATTTAAAAACGAAAAAAATATAAAGATTGAAGTTTATGATAATCTTAAAGAAGTTTCGAATGGCTATTACTTAGTTTTGGGTATATTTACAGATTCAATGATGAGAGATAAGTTAATTATGAAACTCATTGATTCAGGCGATTTTAATGCTTGTTTTTTCTTCAATGTAAACAGTCTTTCGTATTATGTTTACGCAGATAAGTTCGAAAACATGGAAGAACTTTTGTACCAATGCAAGAAAAAAGAAGAAGATGAGTTATATAAGAACATTATTATTGCTAAGTTAGAAGTCGATCTTCGATAA
- the guaA gene encoding glutamine-hydrolyzing GMP synthase: protein MQHNVLILDFGSQYTQLIARRVRELNIFCEIFPYNHIPSDLSSYKAVILGGSPFSVRGEDAPHPDLSQIRGKMPLLAVCYGAQYLAHFSGGEVAASNTREYGRANLSYIKENETFFEGVSENSQVWMSHSDSIKALPTNAVKLASTHDVEYAAYKIEGETTYAIQYHPEVYHSTDGSKMLENFLVKIAEVPQNFTPNAFVEEMVGELKEKLGNDKVVLGLSGGVDSTVAAVLLNKAIGQNLYCIFVNNGLLRKNEFQNVLDQYKGMGLNVKGVDAGDRFLSELAGISDPETKRKTIGRVFIEVFDDESHLLEDVKWLAQGTIYPDVIESVSVKGPSATIKSHHNVGGLPDYMKLKIVEPLRMLFKDEVRRVGATLGIDPELLGRHPFPGPGLSIRILGDITPEKVRILQDVDSVFIEGLKSWGLYDKVWQAGAILLPVNSVGVMGDERTYEKVVALRAVESTDGMTADWVHLPYDFLMKVSNDIINKVKGVNRVVYDISSKPPATIEWE from the coding sequence ATGCAACACAACGTACTTATTTTAGATTTCGGATCGCAATATACACAGCTTATTGCGCGTAGAGTTCGCGAATTAAATATATTCTGCGAAATTTTTCCTTACAATCACATTCCAAGTGATTTATCAAGTTATAAAGCCGTAATTTTAGGAGGAAGCCCTTTCTCTGTTAGAGGAGAAGATGCGCCACATCCTGATTTATCGCAAATTAGAGGTAAAATGCCTTTGCTTGCCGTTTGTTACGGAGCACAATATTTAGCGCATTTCAGCGGTGGAGAAGTAGCAGCTTCAAACACTAGAGAATACGGAAGAGCCAACTTGTCTTATATTAAAGAAAATGAAACTTTTTTTGAAGGAGTTTCAGAAAACAGCCAAGTTTGGATGAGCCATAGCGATAGTATCAAAGCACTTCCAACAAATGCCGTAAAATTAGCAAGTACGCATGATGTAGAATACGCAGCTTACAAAATTGAAGGCGAAACTACTTATGCAATTCAATACCATCCAGAAGTTTACCATTCTACAGATGGATCAAAAATGTTAGAAAACTTCTTAGTGAAAATTGCTGAAGTTCCTCAAAACTTTACTCCAAACGCTTTCGTAGAAGAAATGGTAGGAGAATTGAAAGAAAAATTAGGAAACGACAAAGTAGTTCTTGGTTTATCTGGAGGAGTAGATTCTACTGTTGCGGCAGTTTTATTAAACAAAGCAATCGGACAAAACTTATATTGTATTTTCGTAAACAACGGACTTTTACGTAAAAACGAATTCCAAAATGTATTGGATCAATACAAAGGAATGGGATTAAATGTAAAAGGTGTTGACGCTGGAGACCGTTTCCTTTCTGAATTGGCAGGAATCAGCGATCCTGAAACCAAACGTAAAACAATTGGTCGTGTATTTATCGAAGTTTTTGATGATGAATCACACTTATTAGAAGACGTAAAATGGTTGGCGCAAGGAACAATTTATCCAGACGTTATCGAATCGGTTTCTGTAAAAGGACCATCAGCGACCATTAAATCGCACCACAACGTTGGTGGATTGCCAGATTATATGAAATTAAAAATTGTAGAACCACTTAGAATGCTTTTCAAAGATGAAGTAAGACGAGTGGGAGCTACATTAGGAATAGATCCAGAATTATTAGGAAGACATCCTTTCCCTGGACCTGGATTATCAATTAGAATTTTAGGAGATATTACACCAGAGAAAGTTAGAATTTTACAAGATGTAGATTCTGTTTTCATTGAAGGATTAAAGTCTTGGGGATTATATGATAAAGTTTGGCAGGCTGGAGCAATTTTGCTTCCTGTAAACTCTGTTGGTGTTATGGGTGATGAACGTACTTATGAAAAAGTAGTGGCACTTAGAGCGGTAGAGTCAACAGATGGTATGACTGCTGACTGGGTTCATTTACCGTATGATTTCTTAATGAAAGTATCAAATGATATTATTAATAAAGTAAAAGGTGTAAACCGTGTCGTTTACGATATTAGTTCAAAACCACCAGCAACAATTGAGTGGGAATAG